One genomic segment of Acinetobacter oleivorans DR1 includes these proteins:
- a CDS encoding diguanylate cyclase domain-containing protein, producing the protein MISKLYQSTSLHALFRKSQFTIFAITFFICSFTFVSISVFTMETYAKQNLQLLSHTLLERIQPAVVFNDKITIEQILNEYTNDHSIRTIHIYDSEHHLIAQSFKLSSQTSILEGWFDHWFLNEPVHLTIYHHEQNVGELTLFGSSEKILQFLKMIMVGLAIAMLFIVCALWWSVNLTYRQIMQAIYPLTNIAQIVSEQKAYNLRFPYNRIKEFQDLNTVFNELLEEIQIWDNQLQKENRKLSFQAHHDQLTLLPNRHYFYQILLDMFEDKGFDNKSALLFIDNNNFKAINDQFGHLAGDEVLKEMANRLQTRLRHQDFIARLGGDEFAVILHSISHADHLISIAENLLESCKEPLHLNGQTIYFSFSVGIALSQFASSPEDFIMQADQAMYKAKNSDERWFIYKPEN; encoded by the coding sequence ATGATATCTAAGTTGTATCAGTCCACTTCATTGCATGCTTTATTTAGAAAGTCTCAATTTACGATTTTTGCAATTACTTTCTTTATTTGTTCTTTTACCTTTGTATCGATTTCTGTTTTTACAATGGAAACCTATGCCAAGCAAAATTTACAATTGCTTAGCCATACTCTGCTAGAACGTATTCAGCCAGCAGTTGTATTTAATGACAAAATTACGATAGAGCAAATTTTGAATGAATATACGAATGATCACTCAATCCGTACTATTCATATTTATGATTCAGAACATCACCTCATTGCGCAAAGTTTTAAATTATCAAGTCAGACTTCAATTTTAGAGGGCTGGTTTGATCATTGGTTTTTAAATGAACCTGTTCATCTTACAATTTATCATCACGAACAAAATGTAGGTGAATTAACCCTTTTTGGTAGTTCAGAAAAAATCTTGCAGTTCCTAAAAATGATTATGGTAGGGCTCGCAATTGCGATGTTGTTTATTGTTTGCGCTTTGTGGTGGTCAGTAAATCTAACTTATCGCCAAATTATGCAAGCTATTTATCCACTTACCAATATTGCTCAAATTGTAAGTGAGCAAAAAGCTTATAATCTTCGGTTCCCTTATAATCGAATTAAAGAATTTCAAGATTTAAATACTGTTTTTAATGAGTTACTTGAAGAAATTCAGATATGGGACAATCAATTACAAAAAGAAAATCGTAAATTGTCATTTCAGGCTCATCACGATCAGCTCACCTTATTACCTAATAGACATTATTTTTATCAAATTCTTTTAGATATGTTTGAAGATAAGGGGTTTGATAACAAATCTGCTTTATTATTTATAGATAACAATAACTTCAAAGCGATTAATGACCAGTTTGGGCATTTGGCTGGAGATGAAGTTTTAAAAGAAATGGCAAATCGCTTGCAAACGCGTTTACGTCATCAAGATTTTATCGCGCGTTTAGGTGGCGACGAATTTGCTGTTATTTTGCATTCCATTAGTCATGCTGATCATTTAATATCTATTGCTGAAAATTTACTCGAAAGCTGTAAAGAACCTTTGCATCTGAATGGTCAAACCATTTACTTCAGTTTTAGTGTAGGTATTGCTTTATCACAATTTGCATCTAGCCCCGAAGATTTCATTATGCAAGCAGATCAGGCAATGTATAAGGCTAAAAATTCGGATGAACGCTGGTTTATCTATAAACCTGAAAATTAA
- a CDS encoding DUF4442 domain-containing protein translates to MSQSNRLSKLVKATSKFPKGIRSTLWSKAFGRIVPMVGTANIRYLEVDSNHVIVRLENQKNMQNHIKGVHAAAMALLAETATGFLTGLHIPDNRILLIKSLHVDYLKVVEGGLTATATLSAEQQKFIAANEKGELVIPVTVIDDAGNEPIQCQMLWAWLPKRKK, encoded by the coding sequence ATGTCTCAATCCAATCGTCTATCAAAACTGGTAAAAGCGACTTCAAAATTCCCTAAAGGTATTCGGAGCACGCTTTGGAGCAAGGCGTTTGGTCGTATCGTGCCAATGGTGGGTACAGCAAATATCCGCTATCTGGAAGTAGACTCAAACCACGTTATTGTCCGTTTAGAAAACCAGAAAAACATGCAAAATCATATTAAAGGAGTCCATGCTGCAGCAATGGCTCTTTTAGCAGAAACTGCAACAGGTTTTCTAACTGGATTACATATTCCTGATAACCGCATTTTATTAATCAAATCATTGCATGTAGATTATTTAAAAGTGGTTGAAGGCGGTTTGACTGCTACAGCAACATTGTCTGCTGAACAGCAAAAGTTTATTGCAGCTAATGAGAAAGGTGAACTTGTGATTCCGGTTACAGTCATTGATGATGCGGGCAATGAACCAATCCAGTGCCAAATGCTGTGGGCATGGTTACCTAAACGTAAGAAATAA
- a CDS encoding acyl-CoA thioesterase, translating into MSEAYTKPEGILSLQTIAMPADTNWSGDVFGGWIVSQMDLAGAIHAERFSRGRCATISINQMTFLVPVKVGFVISCYTKILKVGNTSIQMQIEVWDSHDDSREPIRITEGVFTFVAVDVKGNKRQIPEEARQKFLDTQ; encoded by the coding sequence GTGTCAGAAGCTTATACCAAACCAGAAGGAATTTTATCCTTACAAACGATTGCCATGCCAGCAGATACAAACTGGAGTGGTGATGTGTTTGGTGGATGGATTGTGTCACAAATGGACTTGGCTGGAGCAATTCACGCAGAACGTTTCAGTCGTGGCCGTTGTGCTACGATTTCCATTAATCAAATGACCTTTTTGGTTCCGGTAAAGGTTGGCTTTGTCATTAGCTGCTATACCAAAATCTTAAAAGTTGGAAATACTTCTATTCAGATGCAAATTGAAGTTTGGGATAGTCATGATGACTCTCGTGAGCCAATACGTATTACTGAAGGAGTCTTTACCTTTGTAGCAGTGGATGTAAAAGGTAATAAGCGTCAAATACCTGAAGAAGCAAGACAAAAGTTTTTAGATACTCAATAA
- the trxC gene encoding thioredoxin TrxC, producing the protein MIIVCASCGAKNRVPEEKLPEQPSCGQCHQPLLPLAPIELNEQNFSNYITNSDLPILIDLWAEWCGPCKMMAPHFVQVAKQNPGVIFAKIDTEESPRLSQAFHVRSIPTLVLMNKTTEVARISGALRAPELQQWLDQQLQTNFGS; encoded by the coding sequence ATGATTATTGTATGTGCATCGTGTGGTGCTAAAAACCGAGTTCCGGAAGAAAAACTTCCTGAGCAACCAAGCTGTGGGCAATGTCATCAGCCATTACTACCGCTTGCGCCTATTGAACTAAATGAGCAAAATTTTAGTAACTACATCACGAATAGTGATTTACCTATTCTCATAGACTTATGGGCAGAATGGTGCGGACCCTGTAAAATGATGGCTCCACATTTTGTGCAGGTCGCAAAACAGAATCCAGGCGTTATTTTTGCCAAGATTGATACCGAAGAATCTCCTCGCTTGAGCCAAGCTTTTCATGTGAGAAGTATTCCGACACTTGTCTTAATGAATAAAACGACAGAGGTCGCGCGTATTAGCGGTGCATTACGTGCGCCTGAATTGCAGCAGTGGCTCGATCAACAACTTCAAACGAATTTCGGGAGCTAA
- a CDS encoding lipoprotein, producing the protein MNKFIFALLSCLILTACSSMQVKPTVGVTMGTRI; encoded by the coding sequence ATGAATAAATTTATATTCGCTCTTTTAAGCTGTTTAATTCTTACAGCATGCTCCTCAATGCAAGTAAAACCTACGGTTGGAGTAACTATGGGTACAAGAATTTAA
- a CDS encoding YajQ family cyclic di-GMP-binding protein — translation MPSFDIVSELELFEVNHAVQNTQKEIATRFDFRGHDVSVEINEKNKEIKISTESDFQCEQVYNMLENHFYKRKIDVQALDPQKAAASGKNFVQVIKLKDGLDSDTAKKINKAIKESGVKVQSSIQGDKIRVTDKKRDTLQQVMNFLREQQFGVPLQFNNFKD, via the coding sequence ATGCCTTCTTTCGATATTGTCTCTGAATTAGAGTTATTTGAGGTTAATCATGCTGTACAAAACACACAAAAAGAGATTGCAACACGCTTTGACTTCCGTGGTCATGATGTTTCAGTCGAAATAAACGAAAAAAATAAAGAAATTAAAATCAGTACAGAAAGTGATTTCCAGTGTGAACAAGTTTACAACATGTTAGAAAATCACTTTTATAAACGTAAAATTGATGTACAAGCACTTGATCCACAAAAAGCTGCTGCTTCAGGCAAAAATTTTGTACAAGTGATTAAACTTAAAGACGGTCTTGACTCAGATACTGCAAAAAAAATTAATAAAGCCATTAAAGAAAGTGGCGTTAAAGTGCAATCTTCTATCCAAGGCGACAAAATTCGTGTAACAGATAAAAAGCGTGACACTTTACAACAAGTCATGAATTTTTTACGTGAACAGCAATTTGGTGTGCCATTACAGTTTAATAACTTTAAAGATTAA
- the mnmC gene encoding FAD-dependent 5-carboxymethylaminomethyl-2-thiouridine(34) oxidoreductase MnmC gives MNVSNRIQTAELDWELIDGIEVPISKQFGDVYFSKDNGLLETRHVFLNGNDLSERLANLKDFEYFSVGETGFGTGLNILALWQLWQQVRPDNQSHLHAISVEKFPLSKADLIRALNVWDELKPLAEQLIEQYPLPIAGCHRLTFPNERFSIDLWLGDAQDIFPSIAKTKAVNAWFLDGFAPSCNPELWEQNVLNHIVRLSEYGSTFSSFSVAGVLKRGLKAHGITISRPRGFRHKREMLKAIWNPPQSDDESSQLDQVQSLGKEQQHIAIIGAGVAGLTTAWAFAARGHQVTLYEQTEALSGASGNPLALLNPKLCPIEQSHEHLMTLSWQHALNFYKNFQAFRPLQIQQIALKNADELLDLVNQYPAEVVTHSTNSLETAYSSVSLIEAGSVSPHQLRDEILKHPLIALKITHIKALVPFENKVQLQAGNEVIAEADHVVVCCARESAALFESYPQLKPIRGQVSWVNNSFAPLPLNEAYSYGGYCMQLDASQIILGASFYPNREDQDVLPEDHVHNFELIHSVFPAYAEKLPSTSTWQGRASIRAQSLDYFPLVGKMLENSRIATFAGLGSKGFLFAPLCSEILVAQILGEACPVPDSLLQKLNPQRFQKKVKPKKPYFKPQ, from the coding sequence ATGAACGTATCAAACCGTATCCAAACAGCAGAACTGGACTGGGAATTAATCGATGGTATCGAGGTTCCCATTTCCAAACAATTTGGTGATGTCTATTTCTCTAAAGATAATGGCTTACTTGAAACACGACATGTTTTTCTAAATGGTAATGACTTATCAGAACGCTTAGCCAATCTAAAAGATTTTGAATATTTCAGTGTAGGAGAAACTGGTTTTGGTACAGGTTTAAACATTCTTGCACTCTGGCAACTTTGGCAACAAGTTCGTCCAGACAATCAAAGTCATTTACATGCCATCAGTGTTGAAAAATTTCCCTTAAGTAAAGCTGACCTTATTCGGGCTTTAAATGTCTGGGATGAGCTTAAACCACTTGCAGAGCAGTTAATTGAACAATATCCGCTCCCTATTGCTGGATGTCATCGCTTAACTTTTCCAAACGAGCGTTTTAGCATCGACCTATGGCTAGGAGATGCACAAGACATTTTCCCAAGCATAGCGAAAACTAAAGCAGTAAATGCTTGGTTTTTAGATGGCTTTGCGCCCTCTTGCAATCCAGAGCTGTGGGAACAAAATGTTTTAAACCATATTGTTCGTCTTTCAGAATATGGCAGCACATTTTCCTCTTTTAGTGTCGCGGGTGTTTTAAAACGTGGGCTAAAGGCGCACGGTATTACTATTTCTCGTCCACGTGGTTTTCGGCATAAACGGGAAATGCTCAAAGCAATCTGGAATCCACCTCAATCTGATGATGAATCCTCACAATTAGACCAAGTTCAGTCATTGGGTAAAGAACAGCAGCATATTGCGATAATTGGGGCCGGTGTAGCAGGTTTAACTACGGCGTGGGCATTTGCAGCACGCGGGCATCAAGTCACCTTATACGAGCAAACAGAAGCATTATCTGGTGCTTCTGGAAATCCTTTGGCATTGCTTAATCCTAAACTATGTCCGATTGAACAAAGCCATGAACATCTCATGACTTTAAGTTGGCAACATGCTTTAAATTTTTATAAAAATTTTCAAGCATTCCGTCCACTTCAAATACAACAAATCGCATTGAAAAATGCAGATGAACTTCTCGATCTTGTAAACCAATATCCAGCAGAAGTTGTTACCCATTCAACAAACTCACTTGAAACTGCATATTCTAGTGTTTCACTGATCGAAGCGGGTTCTGTTTCACCACATCAACTACGTGATGAAATTTTGAAACACCCTTTAATTGCTCTAAAAATTACCCATATCAAAGCACTGGTTCCTTTTGAAAATAAAGTTCAATTGCAGGCTGGTAATGAGGTTATTGCTGAAGCAGACCATGTTGTTGTGTGCTGTGCTCGGGAAAGTGCTGCTTTATTTGAAAGCTATCCACAGTTAAAACCAATACGCGGACAAGTGAGCTGGGTTAATAATTCTTTTGCTCCCCTGCCTTTAAATGAAGCTTATAGCTATGGTGGGTATTGTATGCAACTTGATGCTTCACAGATAATTTTAGGTGCATCTTTTTACCCAAATCGTGAAGATCAAGATGTGCTTCCCGAAGACCATGTGCATAACTTTGAATTAATCCACAGCGTATTCCCTGCATATGCAGAAAAGTTACCATCAACTTCGACGTGGCAAGGCCGTGCATCTATCCGTGCACAAAGCTTAGATTATTTTCCTCTGGTCGGAAAAATGCTTGAGAATAGTCGAATTGCTACTTTTGCGGGTCTTGGTTCTAAGGGCTTTCTATTTGCGCCACTATGCAGCGAGATCTTGGTTGCCCAGATATTAGGAGAGGCTTGCCCAGTACCGGACAGCTTATTACAGAAACTGAATCCGCAACGATTCCAAAAAAAAGTAAAACCTAAAAAGCCGTATTTCAAACCACAATAG
- a CDS encoding YfiR family protein, translating to MWQFAKKVFVCILVVFATSGPCYANSKHNFYVLTLSILSYSKWENVNTPTLCVIDNPSITSTFQSYIQQMSYNYRVQTVNAKDFARSHCQAVYFSTTSPQQQQSLIQNYPYRSLLSLSINNSDCEIGSIFCLYNQNNYTTFKVNLDALSHSKVHIDPRVLLLAKNAE from the coding sequence ATGTGGCAGTTCGCTAAGAAAGTATTTGTTTGCATACTTGTAGTGTTTGCTACGAGTGGGCCTTGTTATGCCAATTCAAAACATAACTTCTATGTGCTTACTTTATCTATTCTAAGCTACAGTAAGTGGGAGAATGTAAATACTCCTACTCTTTGTGTTATTGATAATCCCTCTATTACATCTACCTTTCAATCTTATATCCAGCAAATGTCTTATAATTATCGTGTTCAAACTGTAAACGCGAAAGATTTTGCACGGTCACATTGTCAGGCTGTTTATTTTTCTACTACTTCTCCACAGCAACAACAAAGCCTTATTCAGAATTATCCTTATCGTTCTTTACTTTCTTTAAGCATCAATAATTCAGACTGTGAAATAGGAAGTATCTTTTGTTTATATAATCAAAATAATTACACTACCTTTAAAGTTAACTTAGATGCTTTAAGTCACTCCAAAGTTCATATTGATCCGAGAGTATTGCTCTTGGCTAAGAATGCGGAGTAA
- a CDS encoding TIGR01244 family sulfur transferase — protein sequence MSDNVGFAGQIGPEHVGQVVEKGFKSIINNRPDMEGGPEQPTSAQIEEAARQVGLDYVYQPVVAGQITELDVRTFANHYNELPKPVLMFCRTGNRSNNLYQLAKQMDLLDD from the coding sequence ATGTCAGATAATGTTGGTTTCGCAGGTCAAATTGGCCCAGAACATGTTGGCCAAGTTGTAGAAAAAGGATTTAAATCGATTATCAATAATCGACCAGATATGGAAGGCGGCCCAGAACAGCCTACAAGTGCTCAAATTGAAGAAGCAGCACGCCAAGTAGGTTTAGACTATGTTTATCAACCTGTTGTAGCTGGACAAATTACAGAACTCGATGTACGTACTTTTGCTAATCATTACAACGAGTTGCCAAAACCTGTACTTATGTTTTGCCGCACAGGAAACCGTTCAAATAATCTATATCAATTAGCAAAACAAATGGATTTATTAGACGACTAA
- a CDS encoding septation protein IspZ — MKALLDFVPLIIFFYLYKTVDPANAQHPLLKLIGSAGGADNNNILVATTGLIISMLVVYGALFVFQKFRLDKQQWFVLFMTVIFGGITLMLSDDFYIRLKAAILNLVFAGAFLVSPWFGKDRKPLIRRLFDPILELSEKGWKNLNFAWAVMFVVMSCLHVFFAFLFHGGKYWGEFTAFGDMIVMFSFIIIQFIILRKHFKSPDA; from the coding sequence ATGAAAGCACTTCTGGACTTTGTTCCATTAATTATTTTCTTCTATTTATATAAAACAGTTGATCCAGCTAACGCACAGCATCCTTTACTTAAACTGATCGGGTCTGCTGGCGGTGCAGATAATAATAATATTCTTGTAGCAACTACTGGTCTAATTATTTCAATGCTCGTGGTATATGGTGCCTTATTTGTTTTCCAAAAATTCCGTTTAGATAAACAACAATGGTTTGTATTGTTTATGACTGTGATTTTTGGTGGCATCACGCTCATGCTAAGTGATGATTTCTATATTCGTCTGAAAGCTGCAATTTTAAATTTGGTTTTTGCAGGCGCATTCTTGGTTTCACCTTGGTTTGGTAAAGATCGTAAGCCACTCATACGACGTTTATTTGATCCTATTTTAGAGTTAAGTGAAAAAGGTTGGAAAAATCTAAACTTCGCTTGGGCAGTCATGTTTGTAGTGATGTCTTGTTTACATGTGTTCTTCGCATTTTTATTTCACGGCGGAAAATATTGGGGCGAATTTACTGCATTTGGTGACATGATTGTGATGTTTTCATTTATCATTATTCAGTTCATTATTTTACGTAAGCATTTTAAGTCACCAGACGCTTAA
- a CDS encoding YciI family protein, whose amino-acid sequence MPFFVLSCTDNEGTLEKRLAIRPQHIERLQKLDDEGRLVTAGAMPKDPNDPQAGFYGSTMIVEFDSREALDEWLKEEPFLKEGIYAHIDVKPFNKAFPKG is encoded by the coding sequence ATGCCTTTTTTTGTTCTAAGCTGTACCGATAACGAAGGAACTTTAGAGAAACGCTTAGCAATACGCCCTCAGCATATCGAACGTCTACAAAAACTCGATGATGAAGGCCGCCTTGTTACAGCGGGTGCTATGCCAAAAGATCCTAATGATCCACAAGCAGGCTTCTATGGTAGCACCATGATTGTTGAATTCGACAGTCGCGAAGCATTAGATGAATGGTTAAAAGAAGAACCATTTCTCAAAGAAGGCATTTATGCCCATATTGATGTAAAACCGTTCAATAAAGCATTTCCAAAAGGGTAA
- a CDS encoding dihydrolipoyl dehydrogenase encodes MFDIIIIGAGTAGISAYKEAIKHTNNILIINDGPWDTTCARVGCMPSKVLISTANRMFDIQNAQEVALNVSAKINTDQVMQHVQTLRDRFTQATLKDVEQWPAEHKISGKAHFIDSQTVEVNGQQYQSKSFILAVGSTPNYDQTWKKELGNRLITTNQIFELKTLPKSIAVIGSGVIALEIAQAMHRLGVETTIFARSKRIGVLTSSRLQQLAQKELGKELKILFETLPNEVKCSEENVVLTYQLNEIEKTLKVEYVLAATGRTSLIDTLKLENIDNSFKDIKLLPINAKTKQLDTYPIFVVGDAYTSTPLQHEAAHEGKKVVYNCLNYPQVNSVKTLTPLGIVFSHPEMAVVGQSYKQLKDNGIDFITGEASYERQGRAIVLGKNRGAIEVYIEKGSQKLLGAELFTEATEHMAHLLSWIIGEELTLNDILEKPFYHPTLEEGLRTALKHARRQLK; translated from the coding sequence ATGTTCGATATTATTATCATTGGCGCAGGTACTGCTGGTATTAGCGCATATAAAGAAGCCATTAAACATACCAATAATATTTTAATTATAAATGATGGGCCATGGGATACTACTTGTGCTCGTGTAGGTTGTATGCCAAGTAAAGTCCTTATCTCTACAGCAAACCGTATGTTTGACATTCAAAATGCTCAAGAGGTTGCTTTGAATGTATCTGCAAAAATTAATACAGATCAAGTGATGCAGCACGTACAAACTTTACGTGATCGTTTTACACAAGCAACATTAAAAGATGTAGAACAATGGCCTGCAGAACATAAAATTTCTGGTAAAGCACATTTTATTGATTCACAAACTGTAGAAGTTAATGGGCAACAGTACCAATCAAAAAGTTTTATTCTCGCTGTCGGTTCAACTCCTAATTATGATCAAACCTGGAAAAAAGAACTTGGTAATCGGCTTATAACAACAAATCAAATATTTGAGTTAAAAACACTGCCTAAATCTATTGCTGTCATTGGAAGTGGTGTGATTGCTCTTGAGATTGCTCAAGCAATGCATCGTTTAGGTGTAGAAACTACTATCTTTGCTCGTAGTAAACGAATTGGAGTACTTACTAGTTCTAGGCTTCAACAACTTGCACAAAAAGAGCTAGGCAAAGAGTTAAAAATTCTATTCGAAACACTACCAAATGAAGTTAAATGCAGTGAAGAAAACGTTGTATTAACTTACCAACTTAATGAAATAGAGAAAACTCTCAAAGTTGAATATGTTTTAGCAGCAACAGGCCGTACAAGTTTAATTGATACTTTAAAACTAGAAAATATTGATAACTCTTTTAAAGATATTAAGTTATTACCTATAAATGCAAAAACCAAGCAGTTAGACACATATCCAATTTTTGTTGTTGGTGATGCTTATACCTCAACACCACTGCAACATGAGGCGGCACATGAAGGGAAAAAAGTTGTTTATAACTGTTTGAATTATCCACAGGTTAATTCAGTTAAGACGCTTACTCCATTAGGAATTGTATTCAGTCATCCTGAAATGGCGGTCGTCGGGCAAAGTTATAAACAACTAAAAGACAATGGTATAGACTTTATTACAGGTGAAGCCTCTTATGAACGGCAAGGAAGAGCTATAGTTCTTGGGAAAAACAGAGGTGCGATTGAGGTTTATATAGAAAAAGGAAGCCAAAAACTTCTTGGTGCTGAATTATTTACAGAAGCAACAGAACATATGGCTCATTTATTAAGCTGGATAATAGGTGAAGAATTGACTTTAAATGATATTCTGGAGAAGCCTTTCTATCACCCTACTCTAGAAGAAGGTCTTCGCACTGCTTTAAAACATGCTCGTAGACAGTTGAAATAA
- a CDS encoding rhodanese-like domain-containing protein, producing the protein MIRKQEITTFEFPENAVIWDVRDTNAYAEGHVKGAVNRPINDLNADILNQVSAGQPIYILCGGGSKAPRAAEKLEGLDASREYVVLMGGTRAARDAGLPLEQGA; encoded by the coding sequence ATGATCCGTAAACAAGAAATTACAACATTTGAATTCCCAGAAAATGCTGTTATCTGGGATGTCCGTGATACTAATGCTTATGCAGAAGGGCATGTTAAAGGTGCGGTGAATCGCCCGATTAATGATTTGAATGCTGATATTTTGAACCAGGTCTCTGCGGGTCAGCCGATTTATATTTTATGTGGTGGTGGTAGCAAAGCTCCTCGTGCAGCTGAGAAACTAGAAGGATTGGATGCCTCGCGTGAATATGTCGTGCTGATGGGGGGGACACGTGCAGCTCGTGATGCTGGCTTGCCTCTAGAGCAGGGCGCATAA
- a CDS encoding nuclear transport factor 2 family protein, which translates to MKKILILSSLFTSLIFATITTHATESHLKASKLTSTKSEAIDKVSAQNKRIVIDFYEGVFLKHKVKEYADRYIGQQYIQHNPNVPDGKAPFVNFFTEKFQKNPQAKNEIKRAIAEGNLVVLHVHSTENEKDRGRAIIDIFRVENGKIVEHWDVIQNIPEQSKNTNTMF; encoded by the coding sequence ATGAAAAAAATACTGATTCTTTCCTCTTTATTTACCAGTTTAATATTTGCAACAATAACGACTCATGCGACTGAATCTCACCTTAAAGCCAGTAAATTAACTTCGACCAAATCAGAAGCGATAGATAAAGTAAGCGCTCAAAACAAAAGAATAGTCATCGACTTTTATGAAGGCGTCTTTTTAAAACATAAAGTCAAAGAATATGCAGACCGTTATATTGGTCAACAATACATTCAGCACAATCCTAATGTGCCAGATGGAAAAGCACCTTTCGTTAATTTCTTCACTGAAAAATTCCAAAAGAATCCACAAGCTAAAAATGAGATTAAACGTGCGATTGCTGAAGGTAATCTTGTCGTTTTACATGTCCATTCGACTGAAAATGAAAAAGATCGAGGAAGAGCGATTATTGATATATTTCGTGTCGAAAATGGAAAAATCGTAGAGCATTGGGATGTAATACAAAATATTCCTGAGCAAAGCAAAAATACCAATACGATGTTTTAA
- a CDS encoding alpha/beta hydrolase: MFYFNGAHMHAYTVEPLYVPCDQEMIAADFYIPKTNKKSAVIIMAHGFAALRQFKLIQYAQRFAQAGYAVILFDYRYWGGSTGKPREMVSINSQLEDWKTVIQYASTCKFVDNRRIVLWGTSLSGGYALSLASELKNIQAILVQIPYVDGAETAKLYPLQRYPQALKLSSQDYMGSKMGLNPKRLPVVDQHNLCFMPTADSYYGYLSIVNPDYYWSGEVPARVFFNLMRYRPIQVVRQINIPVLFIAAQKDSLIPIESSREAATNIAPFVSYHEWDMKHFDIYHGSWFEKAVITQLEFLHQHIGVM; the protein is encoded by the coding sequence ATATTCTATTTCAACGGAGCACATATGCACGCTTATACGGTTGAGCCTTTATATGTTCCATGTGATCAGGAAATGATCGCAGCTGATTTTTATATTCCTAAAACAAATAAGAAATCTGCCGTAATTATTATGGCCCATGGTTTTGCTGCGTTGCGTCAATTTAAACTAATCCAATATGCTCAGCGGTTCGCTCAAGCAGGTTATGCTGTTATTTTGTTTGATTATCGATATTGGGGTGGGAGCACTGGTAAGCCTAGAGAAATGGTCTCAATCAATTCCCAATTAGAAGATTGGAAGACCGTTATTCAATATGCTTCGACCTGCAAGTTTGTAGATAACCGAAGGATTGTGCTGTGGGGAACTTCTTTAAGTGGCGGATATGCGCTAAGCCTAGCTTCTGAATTAAAGAATATTCAGGCAATCTTAGTACAAATTCCTTATGTAGATGGCGCTGAAACTGCCAAGCTCTATCCTTTGCAACGTTATCCTCAAGCATTGAAGTTATCGAGTCAGGATTATATGGGATCAAAAATGGGACTTAATCCAAAGAGGTTGCCTGTGGTTGATCAACATAATTTGTGTTTTATGCCTACCGCAGATAGTTATTATGGCTATCTATCGATTGTAAATCCTGACTATTATTGGAGTGGGGAAGTCCCAGCTCGTGTCTTTTTTAATTTGATGCGATACCGTCCAATTCAGGTTGTACGTCAGATTAATATTCCGGTTTTATTTATTGCAGCCCAAAAAGATTCACTTATTCCTATTGAGTCCAGTCGCGAAGCTGCGACAAATATTGCACCTTTTGTGAGTTATCATGAGTGGGATATGAAACATTTTGATATCTATCACGGTTCATGGTTTGAAAAAGCAGTGATAACCCAATTAGAATTTTTACATCAGCATATAGGAGTGATGTAA